From one Lotus japonicus ecotype B-129 chromosome 3, LjGifu_v1.2 genomic stretch:
- the LOC130744629 gene encoding uncharacterized protein LOC130744629, producing MVEQWWDSNVVIGWSGYVLMRKLKGLRGKIRDWCRTRGAWGSAKIVSLEQKVHDLMVIMERDGVTEELRKERLMTLNDLWKEYRLEESMWLQKSRMKWVKEGDRNTRFFHRVCKEKASSRSLVNLRVDNQVCEEPGMIKQAVFDHFQAFFKAGARGSLRLTGEGFCKVTPEDKILLEVAFIEEEVWAAVMACDGNRAPGPDGFNFTFFREFWSLIKDDIMRLFAEFYDFGKLVKGLNAGFIALIPKKNIPEEVADYRPISLIGSVYKLIAKVLTARLQQVMQYLLLPNQFSFTKGRQIADCILIGNEVVDSLTRQDASGFLLKLDFAKAYDNIEWNFLLDMLEDLGFGVRWRSWIHSCITSATLAVLVNGSPTEFFAIEKGLRQGDPLSPLLFNLCVHGLSIMWSRLATQDRPCGVRLGPGLCLNHLQFADDTLAFCENDGAQLEEMFDVLMVFLWGSGLKLNYSKSVLVGCNVAMDSVQRLAIVLGVEVGTLPLQYLGSVLGGDPRRKIFWAPVIEKVRLALGAWGSNSVSLSGRLVVLRAVASAVPLYHMAVYKAPLGVVTDIEKLMRGFLWGRVGGGRRIAWVAWEQVCKGRDIGGLGVGFLKIRNKAMLLKWAWRFGVEHDMLWQKVVCAKYGISVNPLVLHRACMQSRSFSRYFFDIIHVLLEDTVLGRNFRDQCFCVVGSGNRINFWHDSWATTKALALLYPRLYAMVLHKHALVSELGSFSGGTWNWQIEFRRNFFDWEVQLFDEFLARIKAVVPAMDEDHLLWLGDQNGYYSVKVFCMQVELQLYGAPTWVVPAYVRKIVPPKVVLFLWQAAENKIAVLDNLHRRGVAVDAEAACAICGQASESVAHLLLHCDFMWGLWSRVLCREGVAWCVPATVLGLLQEWETLRSESDVGLWKVVPYALTWSTWLARNGLIFKGEEVAVEAVWDIHLTRIFWWLKASNQDCPYTLYDFIVQFREVRVSRRRRQSRVVEWVCPPVGFVKFNVDGAARGAPGPGGIGGVVRDSNGTIIGYFSMKVGTVFAHEAEIKAIRMALKFCKEFGVRQVLIESDSTLAVGWVNRRSLRPWKLLSDLHVIDLLKPEVECVDVYHVYREVNVQADFLAKSGCDREEDLRVYCSA from the coding sequence ATGGTGGAGCAATGGTGGGACTCTAATGTTGTCATAGGCTGGTCCGGCTATGTTCTGATGCGAAAGCTCAAGGGTTTGAGGGGGAAGATTAGGGACTGGTGTAGAACAAGAGGAGCTTGGGGGTCGGCGAAGATTGTTAGCTTGGAACAAAAAGTTCATGATCTTATGGTTATTATGGAACGTGATGGGGTGACGGAGGAGCTGCGGAAGGAGCGGCTGATGACTCTAAATGACCTTTGGAAGGAGTACAGACTTGAGGAGAGTATGTGGCTCCAGAAATCAAGGATGAAATGGGTCAAGGAAGGTGATAGGAATACACGATTTTTCCATCGAGTTTGTAAGGAAAAAGCATCTAGTAGGAGTCTAGTGAATTTGCGTGTTGATAATCAGGTATGTGAGGAACCTGGGATGATAAAACAAGCAGTTTTTGATCATTTCCAAGCTTTTTTCAAGGCTGGTGCAAGGGGCAGTTTGCGGCTCACCGGTGAGGGATTTTGCAAAGTAACACCGGAAGATAAAATCTTGTTAGAAGTGGCTTTCATTGAGGAAGAGGTGTGGGCAGCGGTGATGGCCTGTGATGGTAATCGGGCACCTGGGCCGGATGGGTTTAATTTTACCTTTTTTAGGGAATTTTGGTCGCTAATCAAGGACGATATAATGCGGTTGTTTGCTGAATTCTATGACTTCGGGAAGCTGGTTAAGGGATTAAATGCTGGGTTTATTGCTTTGATACCGAAGAAGAACATTCCAGAAGAGGTAGCTGATTATAGACCTATCAGTTTAATTGGTAGTGTTTATAAGTTGATCGCCAAAGTTTTGACAGCACGGTTACAGCAAGTGATGCAATATCTTTTATTGCCCAATCAGTTCTCTTTTACAAAAGGTCGGCAGATAGCGGATTGTATTTTAATAGGCAACGAGGTGGTGGACTCTTTGACTCGACAAGATGCTAGTGGGTTTTTGCTAAAACTGGATTTCGCAAAGGCATATGACAATATAGAGTGGAATTTTCTTTTGGATATGCTGGAGGACTTGGGTTTTGGTGTGAGGTGGCGATCTTGGATACACTCATGCATTACTTCAGCGACACTTGCGGTCTTAGTGAATGGGTCTCCAACAGAATTTTTTGCCATAGAAAAGGGTTTGCGTCAGGGTGACCCGTTGTCTCcgctattatttaatttatgtgtTCATGGGCTGTCCATTATGTGGTCCAGATTAGCTACACAAGACAGGCCGTGTGGTGTTAGGCTTGGACCGGGGTTGTGTCTTAATCATCTGCAGTTTGCGGATGATACTCTGGCTTTTTGTGAGAATGATGGAGCACAGCTGGAGGAGATGTTTGATGTTCTAATGGTGTTTCTGTGGGGTTCGGGTTTAAAATTGAATTACTCAAAATCAGTTTTGGTTGGGTGCAATGTGGCAATGGATTCAGTTCAGCGTTTGGCTATAGTTCTGGGAGTGGAGGTTGGGACCTTACCCCTGCAATATCTGGGATCAGTTCTGGGTGGTGATCCAAGGCGAAAAATATTTTGGGCACCGGTGATCGAAAAGGTGCGTCTAGCATTGGGGGCTTGGGGTTCAAACTCAGTATCGCTGAGTGGTAGGTTGGTTGTGCTACGTGCGGTGGCGAGTGCGGTACCATTGTATCATATGGCGGTGTATAAAGCTCCACTTGGTGTTGTTACTGACATTGAGAAATTAATGAGAGGCTTCTTGTGGGGGAGAGTTGGAGGGGGAAGGAGGATAGCATGGGTGGCATGGGAACAAGTTTGTAAAGGAAGAGATATTGGTGGGTTAGGAgttggatttttgaaaattaGAAATAAAGCTATGTTGCTTAAATGGGCTTGGAGATTTGGTGTTGAACATGATATGCTATGGCAGAAGGTGGTATGTGCAAAATATGGTATTAGTGTGAATCCACTGGTGCTACACAGGGCATGCATGCAATCCCGTTCCTTCTCCAGGTATTTTTTTGATATTATTCACGTGCTGCTTGAAGATACAGTTTTGGGCAGGAATTTTCGCGACCAGTGCTTTTGTGTTGTGGGTTCGGGCAACCGTATCAACTTCTGGCATGATTCTTGGGCTACAACAAAAGCCCTAGCACTCTTGTATCCAAGGTTGTATGCTATGGTTTTGCACAAGCATGCGCTTGTGTCGGAGTTAGGGAGTTTTTCAGGTGGGACATGGAATTGGCAGATTGAGTTTCGAAGGAATTTTTTTGACTGGGAGGTGCAGTTGTTTGATGAATTTTTGGCGAGGATCAAGGCTGTCGTTCCAGCCATGGATGAGGATCATTTGTTATGGCTTGGGGACCAAAATGGTTATTATTCTGTTAAGGTTTTTTGTATGCAGGTTGAGCTTCAGCTGTATGGAGCACCAACGTGGGTGGTCCCGGCGTATGTGCGCAAGATCGTTCCGCCAAAGGTCGTTCTGTTTTTATGGCAAGCAGCAGAAAACAAAATTGCCGTGCTTGATAATTTACATAGACGTGGTGTAGCGGTGGATGCAGAAGCGGCGTGTGCAATTTGTGGGCAAGCGTCAGAATCTGTTGCACATCTTCTACTTCACTGTGATTTTATGTGGGGACTCTGGTCTCGTGTGCTGTGTAGGGAGGGTGTGGCTTGGTGTGTTCCAGCGACGGTGTTAGGGCTGCTGCAGGAgtgggagactttgcggagtgAGTCGGATGTGGGGTTATGGAAGGTGGTGCCGTATGCACTCACCTGGTCTACATGGTTAGCAAGGAATGGTTTGATTTTCAAAGGGGAGGAGGTAGCTGTGGAAGCTGTTTGGGACATCCATTTAACTAGAATTTTCTGGTGGTTAAAAGCCTCTAACCAAGATTGCCCTTATACGTTGTATGATTTCATAGTACAATTTAGGGAGGTAAGGGTAAGTCGACGCCGGAGGCAATCAAGAGTGGTTGAGTGGGTTTGCCCGCCGGTTGGGTTCGTCAAATTCAACGTGGATGGGGCGGCCAGGGGTGCACCAGGGCCTGGAGGCATTGGCGGAGTAGTCCGGGATTCGAATGGAACAATTATTGGTTATTTTTCCATGAAAGTAGGTACTGTTTTTGCGCATGAGGCAGAGATAAAGGCCATAAGAATGGCTCTGAAATTTTGTAAAGAATTTGGAGTCCGACAGGTTCTTATTGAGAGCGATTCAACGCTTGCAGTGGGATGGGTGAATCGACGATCATTGAGGCCATGGAAGCTGCTCTCGGACCTGCATGTCATTGATCTTTTGAAACCTGAGGTGGAATGTGTTGATGTTTATCATGTGTATCGTGAGGTGAATGTACAAGCTGATTTTTTGGCAAAATCTGGTTGTGATAGGGAGGAGGATTTAAGGGTATATTGTTCAGCATGA